A region from the Rosa rugosa chromosome 6, drRosRugo1.1, whole genome shotgun sequence genome encodes:
- the LOC133715203 gene encoding leucine-rich repeat receptor-like protein kinase TDR, whose product MKLPFLRFLFFFFFFSLFFLQASIVLCASKSAPSQLSALLSLKSSLKDPLFTFNGWESKANTEGPVWCSWSGIKCHPNTSLVVSLDLSHRNLSGTIPAEIRYLSSLIHLNLSGNSFAGPLQPAIFQLTQLRILDISHNDFNLTFPPGISKLKFLRVFNAYSNSFTGPLPQEIIRLRFLEKLNLSGSYFEGNIPPGYGNIPQLRELGLAGNVLKGAIPPQLGFLSELTRMEIGYNGFTGGLPVQLTLLSNLTYLDISNNLLSGSLPPELGNLTMLNTLFLFKNQFSGTIPPTLGNLQALQFLDLSENQLSGSIPAAIATLKQLNRLSLLNNFLVGEIPSQIGELPYLESLLLWNNSLTGNLPQNLGNNAKLVVVDLSSNSLTGPIPPTLCQGNTLVKLILFSNRFTSHLPPNLASCTSLFRFRIQNNQLNGSIPQGFGSLPNLTFFDLSNNSFSGPIPSDLGNAAKLQYLNISQNPLHTLLPSNIWGAVNLQIFSAISSHLTGKIPDFIGCKSVYKIELQRNNFTGSIPWDIGHCEKLLSLSLSRNSLTGIIPWEISALPSITDLDLSYNFLSGTIPSNFENCRTLETFNVSFNLLTGPIPSSGAIFPNLHPTSFSGNEGLCGAVLAKPCAADTVTAGAVEVDGHEQPKKTAGAIVWIMAAAFGIGLFVLVAGTRCFHASYSRRMEDSPQIGPWKLTAFQRLNFTAEDVLECLQMSDKVIGMGGTGTVYKAEMPGGEIIAVKKLWGKQKESIIRRRRGVLAEVEVLGNVRHRNIVRLLGCCCNRDCTMLLYEYMPNGNLDDLLHGKNKAQNLGADWVTRYKIALGVAQGICYLHHDCDPVIVHRDLKPSNILLDGDMEARVADFGVAKLIQSDESMSVIAGSYGYIAPEYAYTLQVDEKSDIYSFGVVLLEILSGKRSVEAIFGDGNSIVDWVRTKIKTKDGINDVLDKNAGAGCTPVREEMMQMLRIALLCTSRNPADRPSMRDVVLMLIEAKPKRKLLASHVVGRDRSVSCGDIPLPQKPTLEC is encoded by the exons ATGAAACTTCCCTTTCTTcgctttctcttcttcttcttcttcttctctctcttctttcttcaagCATCCATAGTCCTCTGTGCTTCAAAGTCTGCACCTTCCCAACTCAGTGCCTTGCTCTCCCTCAAATCCTCACTCAAAGATCCTCTCTTTACATTCAATGGCTGGGAGAGCAAGGCTAATACTGAAGGTCCAGTTTGGTGTTCATGGTCTGGAATCAAATGCCACCCCAACACATCCCTAGTAGTCTCTCTAGACCTCTCTCACCGCAATCTTTCCGGTACAATACCAGCTGAAATTCGCTACTTGTCGAGCTTGATTCACCTAAACTTGAGCGGTAACAGCTTTGCTGGACCTCTGCAACCAGCCATTTTCCAACTCACCCAGCTCAGAATCCTTGACATAAGCCACAACGACTTCAACTTAACTTTCCCGCCTGGGATTTCCAAGCTCAAGTTCTTGAGGGTCTTCAATGCTTACAGCAACAGCTTCACCGGTCCTTTACCTCAAGAAATCATCCGACTCAGGTTCCTCGAGAAGCTCAACCTTAGTGGAAGCTACTTCGAAGGTAATATTCCACCAGGGTATGGAAATATTCCCCAACTCCGGGAGCTTGGCCTCGCTGGAAATGTTCTTAAAGGCGCAATACCACCTCAACTGGGGTTCTTATCAGAGCTCACTCGCATGGAGATCGGCTACAACGGCTTCACAGGTGGGCTTCCGGTACAATTGACATTACTATCAAACCTCACCTACTTAGACATCTCCAATAACTTGCTCTCCGGGTCACTCCCACCTGAGCTTGGCAATTTAACCATGCTCAACACATTGTTCCTCTTCAAAAACCAATTTTCGGGCACTATCCCACCCACCCTCGGAAACTTACAAGCTCTCCAATTCCTCGACTTATCAGAGAATCAGCTTTCGGGCTCCATCCCAGCCGCCATTGCTACACTAAAGCAGCTCAACAGGCTGAGCTTACTGAACAATTTTTTAGTTGGCGAAATACCATCCCAAATCGGAGAGCTTCCCTACTTGGAATCCCTGCTTCTCTGGAACAACTCCCTCACAGGAAACCTCCCCCAAAACCTCGGCAACAATGCGAAGCTCGTCGTCGTCGACCTCTCTTCCAACTCCCTCACAGGTCCAATCCCCCCAACTCTCTGCCAAGGCAACACACTCGTCAAGCTGATCCTCTTCTCAAACAGATTCACCAGCCATCTTCCACCAAATTTAGCCAGTTGTACATCCTTGTTCCGATTCCGCATCCAAAACAACCAACTCAACGGCTCAATCCCTCAGGGCTTCGGCTCCCTCCCCAACCTAACCTTCTTCGACCTCAGCAACAACAGCTTCTCCGGCCCCATCCCCTCCGATCTCGGCAATGCCGCGAAGCTCCAGTACCTAAACATCTCCCAGAACCCTCTCCACACACTCCTCCCATCAAACATCTGGGGCGCTGTTAATCTGCAGATATTCTCCGCCATTTCCAGCCACCTCACCGGAAAAATCCCCGACTTCATCGGCTGCAAGAGCGTCTACAAGATAGAATTACAACGCAACAACTTCACCGGCAGCATTCCCTGGGACATTGGCCACTGCGAGAAGCTTCTGAGCTTGAGCCTCAGCCGGAACTCACTCACCGGAATTATACCTTGGGAAATTTCAGCTCTGCCTTCCATAACCGACCTGGACCTCTCCTACAACTTCCTCTCCGGTACCATCCCCTCGAATTTCGAGAATTGCAGAACGCTGGAGACCTTTAACGTCTCGTTTAATCTGTTAACCGGCCCTATTCCTTCTTCCGGCGCGATCTTCCCGAACCTCCATCCGACGTCGTTTTCCGGGAATGAGGGGCTATGCGGCGCCGTTTTGGCCAAGCCGTGTGCGGCGGATACTGTAACGGCTGGAGCTGTTGAGGTTGACGGTCACGAGCAGCCGAAGAAGACGGCCGGCGCGATTGTGTGGATCATGGCGGCGGCGTTCGGGATCGGTCTCTTCGTCCTCGTCGCCGGGACGAGGTGCTTCCACGCGAGCTACAGCCGTCGGATGGAGGATAGCCCCCAGATCGGACCGTGGAAATTGACCGCCTTCCAGCGTTTGAATTTCACGGCGGAGGATGTGCTGGAGTGTTTGCAGATGAGCGATAAGGTGATAGGGATGGGTGGGACCGGGACGGTGTACAAGGCGGAGATGCCAGGTGGCGAGATCATAGCGGTGAAGAAGCTGTGGGGGAAGCAGAAGGAGAGCATAATCCGACGGCGGAGAGGGGTGCTGGCCGAGGTGGAGGTGTTGGGGAACGTGAGGCATAGGAATATAGTGAGATTGTTAGGGTGCTGCTGCAACAGGGACTGCACCATGCTGCTCTACGAGTACATGCCCAATGGCAACTTGGACGACTTGTTGCATGGCAAGAACAAGGCCCAGAATTTGGGCGCGGATTGGGTCACGAGGTACAAGATTGCCCTCGGTGTGGCTCAAGGGATTTGCTACTTACATCACGACTGTGATCCGGTGATCGTCCACCGCGATCTCAAGCCGAGTAACATCCTCTTGGACGGTGACATGGAGGCGAGAGTGGCGGACTTTGGGGTGGCTAAGCTGATCCAGAGCGATGAGTCCATGTCGGTGATCGCCGGTTCCTACGGCTACATTGCACCAG AGTATGCTTATACCCTCCAAGTTGATGAGAAGAGTGACATATACAGCTTCGGGGTTGTGCTATTGGAGATTTTAAGCGGAAAGAGATCCGTGGAGGCTATTTTCGGGGATGGGAATAGCATTGTGGATTGGGTTCGGACGAAAATCAAGACTAAAGACGGGATCAACGATGTTTTGGACAAGAATGCCGGGGCAGGTTGTACGCCGGTGAGGGAGGAGATGATGCAAATGCTTCGGATTGCGTTGCTTTGCACGAGTAGGAATCCGGCGGACCGGCCGTCCATGAGGGATGTGGTATTGATGCTCATTGAAGCCAAACCTAAGAGGAAGTTGCTTGCTAGTCATGTTGTTGGTCGTGATCGAAGTGTGAGTTGTGGTGATATTCCTTTGCCACAAAAGCCAACACTGGAATGTTAA